CGCCGGATGCAACCTGGGCTGCAGCTACTGTCAGAACTGGCAGTTTTCGCAGAAGGCCCCGGAAGAGACGCGCAACTACTCGCTTCAGCCCGACGAGGTGATCGCCAAGGCAAGGGAATACAAGGCCGGCGGCATCGCCTTCTTCTATACCGAACCCACGATCTACATCGAATACATGAAGGACATCGCCCGCCTGGCAAAAAAGGCGGGTCTGCCGACGGTGATGGTGACGGCAGGCTATCTTCAACGGAAACCGCTCGAAGACCTCCTGGGGCTGATCGACGCGTTCACGGTCGGGCTGAAGGGCTTCACAAACGAGTATTACGAATCGGTGATCAAGGGAGCGCTGCCGCCGGTGCTCGAAACGTTGAAAGGGATCGCGGCCGCCAAAAAGCATCTCGAGATCGTCACCCTCCTGGTGCCGACGCTGAATGACCGGGAAACGGCGATCAAGGCCGAGACGGACTGGCTGGCGGAGCATCTCGGCCCGGATGTGCCGCTCCATTTCACCCGTTTCAATCCCCAGTTCCAGTTGAAGAATCTTCCGCCCACACCGGTGGGCGTGCTCGATCGGGCGAGACAGATCGCGATGAAGTCGGGACTGCGCTACGTCTACACCGGCAACGTCCCCGGCCATGAGGGAAACCATACGTATTGCCCGACCTGCGGCAAATCGCTCATCGAGCGCCTCGGATTCCAGGTGTTGAAGAACACGCTCGTCGGCGGCGCATGTCCTTCCTGCCGGACGAACATTCCCGGCCAATGGAAGGGTTCCGGATCACTCCGTGGAGGATGAATATGATAGCATATAATATGAGGGTTTCTGCCGCGGCGGGCTTCGTTCTGGCGATCGCCGTTTGCGCGGCTTCCGTCGCCGGTTTCCCCCGCGCCGCCTGGTCGGCGCCCCGACCGGTCGCTGAACTCGAGGAGATTCGCGAGGAGATTTCCCTGCTGAACCTTCTGCGGGGGCTGTATCTTTCGAAAGAGCAGGTGCGGAAGATCTCCGATCTGGCCCGCCAGGCGCAGACGCTGCGCGACACCGCTGTCGAACCG
The nucleotide sequence above comes from Candidatus Ozemobacteraceae bacterium. Encoded proteins:
- the amrS gene encoding AmmeMemoRadiSam system radical SAM enzyme, which encodes MHRRTFLRACAGVCLMSGVPSGLLNIKACAQVPPQAREAEYYEVLPDGRIHCLLCPNGCVRNEGERSQCRVREPRGGKYYSLVYASPCVLAMDPIEKCPLYHFPLPGNAFSIATAGCNLGCSYCQNWQFSQKAPEETRNYSLQPDEVIAKAREYKAGGIAFFYTEPTIYIEYMKDIARLAKKAGLPTVMVTAGYLQRKPLEDLLGLIDAFTVGLKGFTNEYYESVIKGALPPVLETLKGIAAAKKHLEIVTLLVPTLNDRETAIKAETDWLAEHLGPDVPLHFTRFNPQFQLKNLPPTPVGVLDRARQIAMKSGLRYVYTGNVPGHEGNHTYCPTCGKSLIERLGFQVLKNTLVGGACPSCRTNIPGQWKGSGSLRGG